One Myxococcus stipitatus DNA segment encodes these proteins:
- the pilM gene encoding type IV pilus assembly protein PilM, with the protein MAKGKLALGLDIGSTSIKMILLKEQRKRGEVGFALQSFGMKPLPPEAIVDGALMNSTAIVQAVQELMSELKVKGKEVAIGVSGHSVIIKKIQMPRMSQEELEESIQWEAEQYIPFDVKDVNIDTQILDGGGNDATGQMDVLLVAAKKDMINDYTTVVSEAGLAPVVVDVDAFAVQNMFSVNYDLPEKETVVLINAGASVVNINIIASGVTVFTRDVTIGGNQFTEEIQKQLNVSYEEAEALKIGGNRADADAVVPQEVERVLSSVAEQVAGEIQRSLDFYAGTAADSNFTKVYLSGGTAKIPALFKTIEARTGVPVEILNPFRKIEVDNRKFDPAFIMDVAPMAAVAVGLALRRPGDKLA; encoded by the coding sequence ATGGCGAAGGGCAAACTGGCACTCGGCCTGGATATCGGATCGACCTCGATCAAGATGATTCTCCTCAAGGAGCAGCGCAAGCGTGGCGAGGTCGGCTTCGCGTTGCAGAGCTTCGGCATGAAGCCGCTGCCCCCGGAGGCCATCGTCGACGGCGCGCTGATGAACTCCACGGCCATCGTGCAGGCCGTGCAGGAGCTGATGTCCGAGCTGAAGGTGAAGGGCAAGGAGGTCGCCATCGGCGTGTCCGGCCACTCGGTCATCATCAAGAAGATCCAGATGCCCCGCATGTCCCAGGAGGAGCTCGAGGAGAGCATCCAGTGGGAGGCGGAGCAGTACATCCCGTTCGATGTGAAGGACGTGAACATCGACACGCAGATCCTCGACGGCGGCGGCAACGACGCCACCGGACAGATGGACGTGCTGCTGGTGGCCGCCAAGAAGGACATGATCAACGACTACACCACGGTGGTCTCCGAGGCGGGGCTCGCCCCGGTGGTGGTGGACGTGGACGCCTTCGCGGTCCAGAACATGTTCTCCGTCAACTACGACCTCCCGGAGAAGGAGACCGTGGTGCTCATCAACGCGGGCGCCTCGGTGGTGAACATCAACATCATCGCCAGCGGCGTGACGGTGTTCACGCGCGACGTCACCATCGGTGGCAACCAGTTCACCGAGGAGATCCAGAAGCAGCTCAACGTCTCCTACGAGGAGGCGGAGGCCCTGAAGATCGGCGGCAACCGCGCGGACGCGGACGCCGTGGTCCCCCAGGAGGTCGAGCGCGTGCTCTCCAGCGTCGCCGAACAGGTGGCCGGAGAGATCCAGCGCTCGCTGGACTTCTACGCGGGCACGGCGGCGGATTCGAACTTCACCAAGGTCTACCTGTCGGGTGGCACGGCGAAGATTCCCGCCCTGTTCAAGACGATTGAAGCGCGCACCGGCGTGCCGGTGGAGATCCTCAACCCCTTCCGCAAGATTGAAGTGGACAACCGCAAGTTCGACCCCGCGTTCATCATGGACGTGGCGCCCATGGCCGCGGTGGCCGTGGGCCTGGCGCTCCGGCGTCCTGGCGACAAGCTGGCCTAG
- a CDS encoding PilN domain-containing protein — protein MMIRINLLPVRKVQTQQKGRKVLILFALVLIGAGVGNYMWYDKRASEYEANSRAIASTRAEIAKLEKVIGEVRNINTRKTEVEKKLAVLDSLRKGRNGPVRMMDALASAMPKKVWVTTFNESKSSVAIDGSAVSHDEVAEFMRGLNGVVWTPKGLGRLVDQRREAKTSRVELLTAEATIEEFPSAQVTPFFTNIDLNSAVQTKSKAVGLPSLVDFKITLTANYAI, from the coding sequence ATGATGATTCGCATCAACCTGCTTCCCGTCCGGAAGGTCCAGACCCAGCAGAAGGGTCGCAAGGTCCTCATCCTCTTCGCGCTGGTCCTCATCGGCGCCGGAGTGGGCAACTACATGTGGTACGACAAGCGCGCCAGCGAGTACGAGGCCAACTCCCGGGCCATCGCGAGCACGCGCGCGGAGATCGCCAAGCTGGAGAAGGTCATCGGCGAGGTGCGCAACATCAACACCCGCAAGACCGAGGTCGAGAAGAAGCTGGCGGTGCTGGACTCGCTGCGCAAGGGGCGCAACGGCCCGGTGCGGATGATGGACGCGCTGGCGTCCGCCATGCCGAAGAAGGTCTGGGTGACGACCTTCAACGAATCCAAGAGCTCGGTGGCCATCGACGGCTCGGCCGTCAGCCACGACGAGGTCGCCGAATTCATGCGCGGCCTCAACGGCGTGGTGTGGACCCCGAAGGGCCTGGGGCGCCTGGTGGATCAGCGTCGTGAGGCGAAGACCTCGCGCGTCGAGTTGCTGACGGCGGAGGCCACCATCGAGGAGTTCCCCTCGGCGCAGGTCACCCCGTTCTTCACCAACATCGACTTGAACAGCGCGGTGCAGACGAAGTCGAAGGCGGTCGGCCTGCCGTCCCTCGTCGACTTCAAGATCACCCTCACCGCGAACTACGCCATCTGA
- a CDS encoding type 4a pilus biogenesis protein PilO — translation MDKYLDQFIKAPPATKFGGLAIVVVLMTVANYFLLVKPTEESIERQVKERQRLDDDFAEKSEIAQNLNERRREMDVLEQKLNEALTELPEKKDIEELLAQINDIGKKSGLEIAQVKPEKEFVGGGDFFARIPIQMTVSGNYHEIAMFLQEMANMRRIVNVNNIKLGTPTLKNEKVVLQSSFLATTFRFVEVKADAQPDPKAKSKSKAKTQN, via the coding sequence ATGGACAAGTACCTGGACCAATTCATCAAGGCACCCCCGGCGACGAAGTTCGGGGGCCTGGCCATCGTCGTCGTGCTGATGACCGTCGCCAACTACTTCCTCCTCGTCAAGCCGACCGAGGAGAGCATCGAGCGGCAGGTGAAGGAGCGTCAGCGGCTGGATGACGACTTCGCGGAGAAGAGCGAGATCGCCCAGAACCTCAACGAGCGCCGTCGCGAGATGGACGTGCTGGAGCAGAAGCTCAACGAGGCGCTGACCGAGCTGCCGGAGAAGAAGGACATCGAGGAGCTGCTCGCGCAGATCAACGACATCGGGAAGAAGAGCGGCCTGGAGATCGCCCAGGTCAAGCCCGAGAAGGAGTTCGTCGGCGGTGGCGACTTCTTCGCCCGCATCCCCATCCAGATGACGGTGAGCGGCAACTACCACGAGATCGCCATGTTCCTGCAGGAGATGGCGAACATGCGCCGCATCGTGAACGTCAACAACATCAAGCTGGGCACGCCCACCCTCAAGAACGAGAAGGTGGTGCTGCAGAGCAGCTTCCTGGCGACGACTTTCCGGTTCGTCGAGGTCAAGGCCGACGCGCAGCCCGACCCCAAGGCCAAGTCCAAGTCCAAGGCGAAGACCCAGAACTAG
- a CDS encoding pilus assembly protein PilP, which translates to MKMFKATMTIAALALTLAACDEASAPPRKAPPPKRAAPASETTPTPVDAAAVAPYVYTYNPVGKRDPFRSPLEELGPVSQANPVTACTEPLCAFDLDQLKLVAVVTGDANPIAMVEDPLGRGHIVRRNTRVGRQGGKVTQILRDSLTVTEVFSGNGEIIKNPVTLQLKADDRQDPTYNLMTGKNYGE; encoded by the coding sequence ATGAAGATGTTCAAGGCCACCATGACGATCGCCGCGCTCGCGCTGACGCTCGCCGCCTGCGACGAGGCGTCCGCGCCTCCACGCAAGGCGCCGCCGCCCAAGCGCGCCGCCCCCGCGTCGGAGACCACTCCGACGCCGGTGGATGCCGCGGCCGTGGCGCCGTACGTGTACACGTACAACCCGGTGGGCAAGCGCGACCCGTTCCGCAGCCCGCTGGAGGAGCTGGGGCCGGTCTCCCAGGCCAACCCGGTGACGGCGTGCACCGAGCCGCTATGCGCCTTCGACCTGGACCAGCTGAAGCTGGTCGCGGTCGTCACGGGCGACGCCAATCCGATTGCCATGGTCGAGGACCCCCTGGGGCGCGGGCACATCGTGCGCCGCAACACCCGCGTGGGTCGCCAGGGCGGCAAGGTCACCCAGATTCTCCGCGACTCGCTGACGGTGACCGAGGTGTTCTCGGGCAACGGCGAGATCATCAAGAATCCGGTGACCCTGCAGCTCAAGGCGGACGACCGACAGGACCCGACGTACAACCTGATGACCGGTAAGAACTACGGGGAGTAG
- the pilQ gene encoding type IV pilus secretin PilQ has translation MLERSAVTRGKWMLATAWAVVLAGARVEGAELNTLRNLDVARTGSGAQVVVTGTRPPTFTVFRLSGPERLVVDLSSADATGIKGHHDGTGPVSGVVASQFSDERASVGRVLLALDKASQYDVRADGNRVVISVDGAAPTQEPVADAKRPEPVVAPAPAQSAELKPAPVQVAEVKPAPAQVAPVAEAPAAPVAVAAPAKAALPENVVAAEADEREVAHPAQRITQLSYADDTLRIRADGDIARYEVLELADPPRLAVDMYGVGLAARAPRVSGASLREVRVGAHSDKVRLVLDVRGKMPAYRVDRAERGLEVVLGGAVARKAAPSPSSQEAVASIAEVEPLRAAPAPVEAPVTASTVEVKDLSFQEGGAGGRVVLKLSGTAAWKVDRPDPRSAVLTLDNARIPKKLERSLDTSALETPVKMISAFSVPGEGRKVRVVVAADGAIEEKVSQSGGTLSWRLDVKGVKTEEVSVAQRTAGFTAEAPAYAAEGAPQQARYRGKRVSFEFKDIDIQNLLRVIAEISKKNVVVADDVSGRVTIRLRNVPWDQALDLILRTKQLGKEEFGNIIRIAPLKTLEEEARLRQERKKSQQLLEDLMVNLIPVNYAVAADMSARVKDVLSDRGSVTVDTRTNVLIVKDVRANTEKARALVRSLDTQTPQVLIESRIVEASTTFSRELGVQWGGQARASAATGNSTGLIFPNSLAVTGAAGGVAGAGVPANPNFAVNLPAAVTTGAGGALGFTFGSAGGALQLNLRLSAAETEGTVKTISAPRVTTLDNNTARISQGLSIPFSQTSAGGVNTTFVEARLSLEVTPHITQDGSILMAINASNNQPDPSNTGANGQPSIQRKEAVTQVLVKDGDTTVIGGIYVRRGSSQANQVPFLSKIPVLGYLFRNTTETDDRQELLIFITPRILNRQTIAQSL, from the coding sequence ATGCTCGAGAGGAGCGCTGTGACGAGGGGCAAGTGGATGTTGGCGACCGCCTGGGCGGTCGTCCTTGCGGGCGCCAGGGTTGAAGGCGCCGAACTGAATACGCTGCGGAACCTGGACGTGGCCCGCACGGGCTCCGGCGCCCAGGTCGTGGTGACCGGGACCCGGCCGCCCACCTTCACCGTCTTCCGGCTCAGCGGGCCGGAGCGGCTGGTGGTCGACCTGTCCTCGGCCGACGCGACCGGCATCAAGGGCCACCACGACGGCACCGGCCCCGTGTCGGGCGTCGTCGCGTCGCAGTTCTCGGACGAGCGCGCGAGCGTGGGCCGGGTGCTGCTCGCGCTGGACAAGGCGTCGCAGTACGACGTCCGCGCGGACGGCAACCGCGTGGTCATCTCCGTGGACGGCGCCGCTCCGACGCAGGAGCCCGTCGCCGACGCGAAGCGCCCGGAGCCGGTGGTCGCCCCCGCGCCCGCCCAGTCCGCGGAGCTGAAGCCCGCGCCCGTCCAGGTCGCCGAGGTCAAGCCCGCGCCCGCCCAGGTCGCCCCGGTGGCCGAGGCTCCCGCCGCGCCGGTCGCGGTGGCCGCGCCGGCGAAGGCCGCCCTGCCGGAGAACGTGGTGGCCGCCGAGGCCGACGAGCGCGAGGTCGCTCATCCCGCCCAGCGCATCACCCAGCTCTCCTACGCGGATGACACCCTGCGCATCCGCGCGGACGGCGACATCGCCCGCTACGAGGTCCTGGAGCTGGCGGACCCGCCGCGGCTCGCCGTGGACATGTACGGCGTGGGCTTGGCGGCCCGCGCGCCGCGCGTGAGCGGCGCCTCCCTGCGGGAAGTGCGCGTCGGCGCCCACTCGGACAAGGTCCGGCTGGTGCTGGACGTGCGCGGCAAGATGCCCGCCTACCGCGTGGACCGCGCCGAGCGCGGCCTCGAGGTGGTGCTGGGGGGCGCGGTGGCCCGCAAGGCGGCGCCGTCGCCCTCGAGCCAGGAGGCCGTGGCCTCCATCGCGGAGGTCGAGCCCCTGCGCGCCGCGCCCGCTCCGGTCGAGGCGCCCGTCACCGCCTCCACCGTGGAGGTCAAGGACCTGTCGTTCCAGGAGGGCGGCGCGGGTGGTCGCGTCGTGCTGAAGCTCTCCGGGACCGCCGCGTGGAAGGTGGACCGTCCGGACCCGCGCAGCGCCGTGCTCACGCTGGACAACGCCCGGATCCCCAAGAAGCTGGAGCGCAGCCTGGACACGAGCGCGCTCGAGACGCCGGTGAAGATGATCAGCGCCTTCAGCGTCCCGGGCGAGGGCCGCAAGGTGCGCGTGGTGGTCGCCGCGGACGGCGCCATCGAGGAGAAGGTCTCTCAGAGCGGTGGCACGCTGTCGTGGCGGCTGGACGTCAAGGGCGTGAAGACGGAGGAGGTCTCCGTCGCGCAGCGCACGGCGGGCTTCACCGCCGAGGCCCCCGCGTACGCCGCCGAGGGCGCCCCCCAGCAGGCCCGCTACCGTGGCAAGCGCGTGTCCTTCGAGTTCAAGGACATCGACATCCAGAACCTGCTGCGCGTCATCGCGGAGATCTCCAAGAAGAACGTCGTGGTGGCGGATGACGTGAGCGGTCGCGTCACCATCCGGCTGCGCAACGTGCCCTGGGACCAGGCCCTGGACCTCATCCTGCGCACCAAGCAGCTGGGCAAGGAGGAGTTCGGCAACATCATCCGCATCGCCCCGCTCAAGACGCTGGAGGAGGAGGCCCGGCTGCGCCAGGAGCGCAAGAAGTCGCAGCAGCTGCTGGAGGACCTGATGGTCAACCTCATCCCGGTGAACTACGCGGTCGCGGCCGACATGTCGGCGCGCGTGAAGGACGTGCTGAGCGACCGGGGCTCCGTCACCGTGGACACGCGCACCAACGTCCTCATCGTGAAGGACGTCCGCGCCAACACGGAGAAGGCCCGCGCGCTGGTCCGCAGCCTCGACACCCAGACGCCGCAGGTGCTCATCGAGAGCCGCATCGTGGAGGCCAGCACCACGTTCAGCCGCGAGCTGGGCGTCCAGTGGGGTGGTCAGGCGCGGGCTTCCGCGGCCACCGGCAACAGCACGGGCCTCATCTTCCCCAACTCGCTGGCGGTCACGGGCGCGGCGGGCGGAGTGGCGGGCGCTGGCGTGCCGGCGAACCCCAACTTCGCCGTGAACCTCCCCGCCGCCGTGACGACCGGCGCCGGTGGCGCCCTCGGCTTCACCTTCGGTTCGGCCGGAGGCGCGCTGCAGCTCAACCTGCGCCTGTCCGCGGCGGAGACCGAGGGTACGGTGAAGACCATCTCCGCGCCGCGCGTGACGACGCTCGACAACAACACCGCGCGCATCAGCCAGGGTCTGTCCATCCCGTTCAGCCAGACCTCCGCGGGTGGCGTGAACACGACCTTCGTGGAAGCGCGCCTGTCGCTGGAGGTGACGCCGCACATCACCCAGGACGGCAGCATCCTGATGGCCATCAACGCCTCCAACAACCAGCCTGACCCGTCGAACACCGGCGCGAACGGCCAGCCGTCCATCCAGCGCAAGGAGGCCGTCACCCAGGTGCTGGTGAAGGATGGCGACACCACGGTCATCGGCGGCATCTACGTGCGCCGCGGAAGCTCCCAGGCCAATCAGGTGCCCTTCCTGTCGAAGATTCCGGTGCTCGGCTACCTGTTCCGGAACACCACGGAGACGGACGACCGGCAGGAGCTGCTCATCTTCATCACGCCGCGAATCCTCAACCGGCAGACCATCGCGCAGAGCCTCTAA
- a CDS encoding roadblock/LC7 domain-containing protein has protein sequence MSFRTHLESVVNQVDGALACSVMGFDGISVDTYQREEAGDLDLGGAWVEYANLLTQLRHAAETLKTGAVSEVSVNSDKVLTVMRLVSPEYFLVLALRADGNFGKGRYVLRVTAPKVGAEL, from the coding sequence ATGTCCTTCCGTACGCACCTCGAGTCGGTGGTCAACCAGGTGGATGGAGCCCTCGCGTGCAGCGTGATGGGTTTCGATGGCATCTCCGTCGACACCTATCAGCGTGAGGAGGCCGGAGACCTCGACCTGGGTGGCGCCTGGGTCGAGTACGCCAACCTCCTCACCCAGCTGCGCCACGCGGCGGAGACGCTCAAGACGGGGGCCGTCAGCGAGGTCAGCGTCAACAGCGACAAGGTGCTGACCGTGATGCGGCTGGTGTCCCCCGAGTACTTCCTGGTGCTCGCGCTGCGCGCGGACGGCAACTTCGGCAAGGGGCGCTATGTGCTCCGCGTGACGGCCCCCAAGGTCGGCGCGGAGCTCTAG
- the efp gene encoding elongation factor P: MAGVIDTSEFHNGLKIEIDGEPFVVVEFQHVKPGKGSAFVRTKIRSLLSGRVLQPTLKSGEKVGRPDIEEKDMQYLYEQGGDYYFMDTRSFEQTFISEQALGDSKNFLKENINASILFWNGKAIAVTLPNSVDLKVTKCDPGVRGDTVSGALKPATLETGFVVNVPLFINEGDILKIDTRDGGKYLTRVATAG, encoded by the coding sequence ATGGCCGGTGTCATTGATACGTCCGAGTTTCACAACGGTTTGAAGATCGAAATCGATGGCGAGCCGTTCGTCGTCGTCGAGTTTCAGCACGTGAAGCCGGGCAAGGGTTCTGCGTTCGTCCGCACCAAGATCCGCAGCCTGCTCTCCGGCCGCGTCCTGCAGCCGACGCTGAAGTCCGGCGAGAAGGTCGGCAGGCCGGACATCGAAGAGAAGGACATGCAGTACCTGTACGAGCAGGGCGGCGACTACTACTTCATGGACACCCGCTCCTTCGAGCAGACCTTCATCAGCGAGCAGGCGCTGGGGGACTCGAAGAACTTCCTGAAGGAGAACATCAACGCCTCCATCCTGTTCTGGAATGGGAAGGCGATCGCCGTGACGCTGCCCAACTCGGTGGACCTGAAGGTCACCAAGTGCGACCCGGGCGTGCGCGGCGACACCGTGTCCGGCGCCCTGAAGCCCGCCACGCTGGAGACCGGCTTCGTGGTCAACGTCCCCCTCTTCATCAACGAGGGCGACATCCTCAAGATCGACACGCGTGACGGGGGCAAGTACCTCACCCGCGTGGCCACGGCTGGCTAG
- the accB gene encoding acetyl-CoA carboxylase biotin carboxyl carrier protein, with protein sequence MATKRKSTRASTPASAPAPEASRDAGNTSLDVEALREIVNILEASDVTRLVWKRGEEKLFIRRGHAPETTIVHHAAPAPVSVGPAVEYTAPAAPRVAAAPVAAPAPAPAAEKAAEKPGHLVSSPFVGTFYRTPAPDQPPFVDVGAVVKKGQVLCIIEAMKLMNEIESEVSGRVVEILVENGRPVEFGQALFRIEPA encoded by the coding sequence ATGGCAACGAAGCGAAAGTCGACGCGGGCCTCCACGCCCGCGAGCGCGCCGGCCCCCGAGGCCTCGCGCGATGCGGGCAACACGTCGCTGGACGTGGAGGCCCTGCGGGAGATCGTCAACATCCTCGAGGCCTCGGACGTGACGAGGCTGGTGTGGAAGCGCGGGGAGGAGAAGCTCTTCATCCGCCGCGGCCACGCCCCGGAGACGACCATCGTCCACCACGCGGCGCCCGCGCCCGTGTCCGTGGGCCCGGCCGTCGAGTACACCGCGCCGGCCGCCCCGCGCGTGGCCGCCGCCCCCGTGGCGGCGCCCGCTCCGGCCCCCGCGGCGGAGAAGGCCGCGGAGAAGCCCGGCCACCTGGTGTCGAGCCCCTTCGTCGGGACGTTCTACCGGACGCCCGCACCCGACCAGCCCCCGTTCGTCGACGTGGGCGCGGTGGTGAAGAAGGGCCAGGTGCTCTGCATCATCGAGGCGATGAAGTTGATGAACGAAATCGAGTCCGAGGTCTCTGGCCGCGTGGTGGAGATCCTCGTGGAGAACGGCCGCCCGGTGGAGTTCGGTCAGGCGCTGTTCCGTATCGAGCCGGCCTGA
- the accC gene encoding acetyl-CoA carboxylase biotin carboxylase subunit: MFKKVLIANRGEIALRVIRACRELGIATVAVHSTADANALHVRFADESVCIGPPASKESYLNVPQLLSAAEITRADAIHPGYGFLSENAEFAEVCENCKIRFIGPRPEMLRLMGNKVRARQAAREAGLPLLPGSPGTVKDPREAEAFAREIGFPVILKAAAGGGGKGMKIVREPSALAQAFATAQAEAVASFANGDLYIERYVEKPRHIEIQIVADEHGNIIHLNERECSVQRRHQKLIEESPSPALTPELRKRMGEVSVQAMQKLRYNNVGTIEYLLDERGEFYFMEMNTRIQVEHPVTELVTGIDLVREQIRMAYGHPLRFKQEDIQIRGHAIECRVNAEDPITFAPWPGKITGYSVPGGYGVRVDSGAYENYTVLPYYDSLLAKLIVHAEDRETAIRRMQRALGEYVVEGIRTNIPFHRAALVEESFQEGNYDTRFVERLLASETGTRRLKKAVEETP, encoded by the coding sequence GTGTTCAAGAAGGTGCTCATCGCCAACCGCGGGGAGATTGCCCTGCGGGTCATCCGCGCCTGCCGGGAATTGGGGATCGCCACGGTGGCGGTGCACTCCACGGCGGACGCCAACGCGCTCCACGTCCGCTTCGCGGACGAGTCGGTGTGCATCGGTCCGCCGGCTTCCAAGGAGAGCTACCTCAACGTCCCGCAGCTCTTGTCCGCCGCTGAAATCACCCGCGCGGACGCCATCCACCCGGGCTACGGCTTCCTGTCGGAGAACGCCGAGTTCGCGGAGGTGTGCGAGAACTGCAAGATTCGCTTCATCGGTCCGCGCCCGGAGATGCTGCGGCTGATGGGCAACAAGGTCCGCGCCCGCCAGGCGGCGCGCGAGGCGGGCCTGCCGCTGCTGCCGGGCAGCCCCGGCACGGTGAAGGACCCGCGCGAGGCGGAGGCGTTCGCCCGCGAGATCGGCTTCCCCGTCATCCTCAAGGCGGCCGCGGGTGGCGGCGGCAAGGGGATGAAGATCGTCCGCGAGCCGAGCGCGCTGGCCCAGGCCTTCGCCACGGCGCAGGCGGAGGCGGTGGCCTCGTTCGCCAACGGCGACCTCTACATCGAGCGGTACGTGGAGAAGCCGCGCCACATCGAAATCCAGATTGTCGCGGACGAGCACGGCAACATCATCCACCTCAACGAGCGCGAGTGCTCGGTGCAGCGCCGGCACCAGAAGCTCATCGAGGAGAGCCCGTCGCCGGCGCTCACGCCGGAGCTGCGCAAGCGCATGGGCGAGGTGTCCGTCCAGGCGATGCAGAAGCTGCGCTACAACAACGTGGGGACCATCGAGTACCTGCTCGACGAGCGCGGCGAGTTCTACTTCATGGAGATGAACACGCGCATCCAGGTGGAGCACCCGGTGACGGAGCTCGTCACGGGCATCGACCTGGTCCGCGAGCAGATCCGCATGGCCTACGGCCACCCCCTGCGCTTCAAGCAGGAGGACATCCAGATTCGCGGGCACGCCATCGAGTGCCGCGTCAACGCCGAGGACCCCATCACCTTCGCGCCGTGGCCGGGGAAGATCACCGGCTACAGCGTCCCCGGTGGCTACGGGGTGCGCGTGGACTCGGGGGCGTACGAGAACTACACGGTGCTGCCGTACTACGACAGCCTGCTGGCCAAGCTCATCGTCCACGCGGAGGACCGCGAGACGGCCATCCGCCGGATGCAGCGGGCGCTGGGCGAGTACGTGGTGGAGGGCATCCGCACCAACATCCCGTTCCACCGGGCCGCACTGGTGGAGGAGTCGTTCCAGGAAGGCAACTACGACACGCGCTTCGTGGAGCGGTTGCTGGCCAGTGAGACCGGGACGCGGCGCTTGAAGAAGGCCGTGGAAGAAACGCCGTAG